The Marinifilum sp. JC120 genome window below encodes:
- a CDS encoding DUF190 domain-containing protein, whose product MTLTEKAVRLKIFTGEENRIKHRPLYEVIVEEARNQGLAGASVYKGVMGYGANSQVRTTSILRLSADLPLIIEIVDQPEKIEKFTEFLSENITEGLVTSEEVNIVIHKHNKGSK is encoded by the coding sequence ATGACTTTAACTGAAAAAGCAGTAAGACTCAAAATCTTCACCGGAGAGGAAAATAGAATCAAGCATCGTCCCCTCTACGAAGTCATTGTTGAAGAAGCCCGAAATCAGGGTCTTGCCGGAGCATCGGTTTACAAAGGCGTGATGGGCTATGGTGCCAACAGCCAAGTCCGCACCACTTCCATCCTCCGACTCTCCGCAGACCTGCCTTTGATCATCGAGATTGTTGATCAACCTGAAAAAATTGAAAAGTTTACAGAATTCCTAAGCGAAAATATAACCGAAGGACTTGTCACCTCCGAAGAGGTGAACATAGTCATTCATAAACACAACAAGGGTTCAAAATAA